One stretch of Burkholderia oklahomensis C6786 DNA includes these proteins:
- a CDS encoding LysR family transcriptional regulator, with product MQPDHRLDLNLFRVLDAVYVQGGISAAARALHLTQPAVTHALNRLRAHFGDPLFVRQGNKVVPTERTRAVIADVQLHLKGLQDAARAQTRFSPEALDMSFVVGVRDVLESIALPQLVETIARDAPGVRLVSRRVPVADIERELGSGNLDLAVERRVSAGPRIVGEYVVDDTLVVAMRRDHPLAGAPLRRADYFAARHVTVSPLGEPHTLDVLLGADGRFRQIQLVCQHYFAACQIAASGDLLLTLPRSYALRMTRLLPIAAQPLPLRLKPYPIFAYWHESRELDRAHQWFRQRVIDVVREASSHPAGA from the coding sequence ATGCAGCCCGACCACCGACTCGACCTGAACCTGTTCCGCGTGCTCGACGCGGTCTACGTGCAAGGCGGCATCAGCGCCGCCGCGCGTGCGCTGCACCTGACGCAGCCGGCCGTCACGCACGCGCTGAACCGGCTGCGCGCGCACTTCGGCGATCCGCTCTTCGTGCGGCAGGGCAACAAGGTCGTGCCGACCGAGCGCACGCGCGCGGTGATCGCGGACGTCCAGCTGCATCTGAAGGGCCTGCAGGACGCGGCGCGCGCGCAGACCCGCTTCAGCCCGGAAGCGCTCGACATGAGCTTCGTCGTCGGCGTGCGCGACGTGCTCGAATCGATCGCGCTGCCGCAGCTCGTCGAGACGATCGCGCGCGACGCGCCCGGCGTGCGGCTCGTGAGCCGGCGTGTGCCCGTCGCCGACATCGAGCGCGAACTCGGCAGCGGCAATCTCGATCTCGCGGTCGAGCGCCGCGTGTCCGCGGGGCCGCGGATCGTCGGCGAGTACGTGGTCGACGACACGCTCGTCGTCGCGATGCGGCGCGACCATCCGCTCGCGGGCGCGCCGCTGCGCCGCGCCGACTATTTCGCCGCGCGGCACGTGACGGTGTCGCCGCTCGGCGAGCCGCATACGCTCGACGTGCTGCTCGGCGCCGACGGCCGCTTCCGGCAGATCCAGCTCGTCTGCCAGCACTACTTCGCCGCTTGCCAGATCGCGGCGTCGGGCGATTTGCTGCTGACGCTGCCGCGCTCGTACGCGCTCCGGATGACGCGGCTGCTGCCGATCGCGGCCCAGCCGCTGCCGCTGCGGCTGAAGCCCTATCCAATCTTCGCGTACTGGCACGAGTCGCGCGAGCTCGACCGCGCACACCAGTGGTTCCGGCAACGCGTGATCGACGTCGTGCGCGAGGCGTCGTCGCATCCCGCGGGCGCGTAA
- a CDS encoding Dyp-type peroxidase encodes MSDFQQGILAPIPAASRYLSFRIVHPAHAASVLAALRDAVDGVDTVIGIGPSLVHALDKKIDGLKEFPELSVPGAPVPSTPAALWVWLRADDLGAATVRSRDIEQLVAPAFELDVAANAFRYADDRDLSGYEDGTENPEGDEALDTAFVSGKGAGLDGASFVAVQQWVHDFGKMREIPGDEMDRIIGRRKDDNEELEDAPAYAHVKRTEQESFKPEAKVLRRSSPWADERRAGLYFVAFGHSFRAFEVQMRRMIGATDGVHDGLFRFTQPITGSFFWCPPVKDGKLDLSALGL; translated from the coding sequence ATGAGCGACTTTCAGCAAGGCATTCTGGCTCCGATTCCGGCCGCGAGCCGCTACCTGTCCTTCCGGATCGTGCATCCGGCGCATGCGGCGAGCGTGCTCGCCGCGTTGCGCGACGCGGTCGACGGCGTCGACACGGTGATCGGCATCGGGCCGTCGCTCGTGCACGCGCTCGACAAGAAGATCGACGGCCTGAAGGAGTTTCCCGAGCTGTCGGTGCCGGGTGCGCCCGTGCCTTCGACGCCCGCCGCGCTGTGGGTCTGGCTGCGCGCCGACGATCTCGGCGCGGCGACCGTGCGCTCGCGCGACATCGAGCAGCTCGTCGCGCCCGCGTTCGAGCTCGACGTCGCGGCGAACGCGTTCCGCTATGCGGACGATCGCGACCTGTCCGGCTACGAGGACGGCACCGAGAACCCGGAAGGCGACGAGGCGCTCGACACCGCGTTCGTGTCCGGCAAGGGCGCGGGGCTCGACGGCGCGAGCTTCGTCGCGGTCCAGCAATGGGTGCACGATTTCGGCAAGATGCGCGAGATTCCGGGCGACGAGATGGACCGGATCATCGGCCGCCGCAAGGACGACAACGAAGAGCTCGAAGACGCGCCTGCGTACGCGCACGTGAAGCGCACCGAGCAGGAGAGCTTCAAGCCGGAGGCGAAGGTGCTGCGCCGCTCGTCGCCGTGGGCGGACGAACGCCGCGCCGGCCTGTACTTCGTCGCGTTCGGGCATTCGTTCCGCGCGTTCGAGGTGCAGATGCGCCGGATGATCGGCGCGACCGACGGCGTGCACGACGGCCTGTTCCGCTTCACGCAGCCGATTACCGGCTCGTTCTTCTGGTGCCCGCCCGTCAAGGACGGCAAGCTCGATCTGTCGGCGCTCGGGCTGTAA
- a CDS encoding OsmC family protein — protein MPLIHASAEMAPDAPNYVVDIAAGSHRLQGDENEHEGGGDVGPAPYELVLSGLAACTVATLRMYMQRKDWPAARLSARAELHVDREGAQYVRRAIVVDGALDDAQRKRLAEIAEKTPVTLFIKRGTRIETTLK, from the coding sequence ATGCCGCTCATCCACGCCTCAGCCGAAATGGCGCCCGACGCGCCGAACTACGTCGTCGACATCGCAGCCGGCTCGCATCGCCTGCAAGGCGATGAGAACGAGCACGAAGGCGGCGGCGACGTCGGGCCCGCGCCGTACGAGCTCGTGCTGTCGGGGCTCGCCGCGTGCACCGTCGCGACGCTGCGGATGTACATGCAGCGCAAGGACTGGCCGGCCGCACGGCTCTCCGCGCGCGCCGAACTGCACGTCGACCGCGAAGGCGCGCAGTACGTGCGGCGCGCGATCGTCGTCGACGGCGCGCTCGACGACGCGCAGCGCAAGCGGCTCGCGGAGATCGCCGAGAAGACGCCGGTCACGCTGTTCATCAAGCGCGGGACGCGGATCGAGACGACGTTGAAGTGA
- a CDS encoding histidine phosphatase family protein, whose translation MTELFLIRHAQASFDAADYDCLSPLGDEQSARLGAWMARGARRPGLIATGTLRRHAQTADGCVRAAGVDAPRLALAGLDELDADELIARHRPEFATRDALLRAMAGEADPRRAFQALFAAAVARWTGGAHDGDYGCPWPEFRERTLAAWDALARRQAREIWAFTSGGPIGVIVATLFGVPVERSFELAWPLVNTSVSRIRIGRGGARVTTYNGWPHLDGADGERLVTHR comes from the coding sequence ATGACCGAGCTGTTCCTGATCCGCCACGCGCAGGCGAGCTTCGACGCGGCCGACTACGACTGCCTGTCGCCGCTCGGCGACGAGCAGTCGGCGCGGCTCGGCGCATGGATGGCGCGCGGCGCGCGGCGGCCCGGGCTGATTGCGACGGGCACGCTGCGCCGTCATGCGCAGACGGCGGACGGCTGCGTGCGTGCGGCGGGCGTCGATGCGCCGCGGCTCGCGCTCGCCGGCCTCGACGAACTCGACGCGGACGAGCTGATCGCGCGCCACCGGCCCGAGTTCGCGACGCGCGACGCGCTCCTGCGCGCGATGGCGGGCGAAGCCGATCCGCGCCGCGCGTTCCAGGCGCTGTTCGCGGCGGCCGTCGCGCGCTGGACGGGTGGCGCGCACGACGGCGACTACGGCTGCCCGTGGCCCGAGTTCCGCGAACGCACGCTCGCGGCATGGGACGCGCTCGCGCGGCGGCAGGCGCGCGAGATCTGGGCGTTCACGTCGGGCGGGCCGATCGGCGTGATCGTCGCGACGCTGTTCGGCGTGCCCGTCGAGCGCAGCTTCGAGCTCGCGTGGCCGCTCGTCAACACGAGCGTGAGCCGGATCCGGATCGGCCGCGGCGGCGCGCGCGTGACGACGTACAACGGCTGGCCGCACCTCGACGGCGCGGACGGCGAGCGGCTCGTCACGCATCGCTGA
- a CDS encoding DUF3472 domain-containing protein, translating into MPANRNTRSRRIELKFKCIAATILATAAIDAMAAGACLNGSVIASSTGAPLVARQGSVFSSTLYDPSITSNNRTHNPVLLSVKVTNNGQPVSGCDVAWQPQGVGSASGWLFPVNASTDANGAAAAWWVAGSGGAQTALASIRRFDGTTQKAAFSGSAQPHRTRANSIYLNYPQANNWTRISIDVTPEALAPTTYWEAIGWPGAYTGIQSVDGKQNGRILFSVWDVNGKSPQIVAKGPGINCTQFGGEGTGYKCFKNYAPVAGRTYRFEASIAPVAEQNQTDYSVWFTDTSTNARELIATLRYQKSVPAANYADSFVEDWATEGASCLDATQRAGQFGNVRAFDRTSGRWIAVNKAWTSAVYTPDHNEICSNYQFSAVNGSFRMSTGGDAVGQPHNLPGGPKSVLLTLP; encoded by the coding sequence ATGCCCGCAAATCGAAACACCCGTTCGAGGAGGATCGAATTGAAATTCAAGTGCATCGCCGCAACCATCCTGGCGACGGCCGCCATCGACGCAATGGCCGCCGGCGCCTGTCTGAACGGCTCCGTGATCGCTTCATCGACCGGCGCGCCGCTCGTCGCGAGACAAGGCTCGGTGTTCTCGTCGACGCTCTACGATCCGTCGATCACGTCGAACAACCGTACGCACAACCCCGTCCTGCTGTCGGTCAAGGTGACGAACAACGGCCAGCCGGTATCCGGCTGCGACGTCGCGTGGCAGCCGCAAGGCGTCGGCAGCGCGTCGGGCTGGCTGTTTCCGGTGAACGCGTCGACGGACGCCAACGGCGCGGCGGCCGCATGGTGGGTCGCCGGCAGCGGCGGCGCGCAGACGGCGCTGGCGAGCATCCGCCGGTTCGACGGCACGACGCAGAAAGCGGCGTTCAGCGGCTCCGCGCAACCGCACCGGACGCGCGCGAACTCGATTTATCTGAACTACCCGCAGGCGAACAACTGGACGCGGATCAGCATCGACGTGACGCCCGAAGCGCTCGCGCCGACCACTTATTGGGAAGCGATCGGCTGGCCGGGCGCCTACACCGGCATCCAGTCGGTCGACGGCAAGCAGAACGGCCGGATCCTCTTTTCCGTGTGGGACGTGAACGGCAAGTCGCCGCAGATCGTCGCGAAAGGGCCGGGTATCAATTGCACGCAGTTCGGCGGCGAGGGCACCGGGTACAAGTGCTTCAAGAATTACGCGCCGGTCGCGGGCCGGACGTACCGCTTCGAGGCGTCGATCGCGCCGGTTGCCGAACAGAACCAGACCGATTATTCGGTCTGGTTCACGGATACGTCGACCAACGCGCGCGAGTTGATCGCGACGCTGCGCTACCAGAAGAGCGTTCCGGCGGCGAATTATGCGGACAGCTTCGTCGAGGATTGGGCGACGGAAGGCGCGTCGTGTCTCGACGCGACGCAACGGGCCGGACAGTTCGGCAACGTGAGGGCGTTCGACAGGACGTCGGGGCGGTGGATCGCGGTCAACAAGGCGTGGACGTCGGCCGTCTACACGCCGGATCACAATGAGATCTGCTCGAACTACCAGTTCTCGGCGGTCAACGGCAGCTTCCGGATGAGCACGGGCGGCGACGCGGTGGGGCAGCCGCACAATCTGCCGGGCGGGCCGAAGTCGGTCCTGCTGACGCTGCCCTGA
- a CDS encoding acyl-CoA dehydrogenase family protein: MDFSSSARCRELSERIAGFMRDEIAPVEAHYLEQLAGGADWRRWRQPAVMETLKAKARAAGLWNLFLPDVEHGGAGLSNVEYAPLAELMGHSFIAPEVFNCNAPDTGNMEVLARYGSPEQRRRWLAPLLAGEIRSAFCMTEPEVASSDATNMRATATIDGDEIVLNGRKWWSTGIGHPLARVVIFMGLTDPDAEPHRRHTMVLCPLDAPGVTIERMLPVFNAYDEPSGHGEVSFANVRLPASNVILGPGRGFEIAQGRLGPGRIHHCMRALGAAEKALTLLCARATTRTAFGKPLAKLGGNGDVVANLRMAIEQARLLTLKAAWTIDTQGVKAALSLISQIKVVVPTVAQQAADAAIQIHGGAGLSNDFPLAALYAYARILRIADGPDEVHRAVVAKLEAKRQLAAAERA, from the coding sequence ATGGATTTCTCTTCCTCGGCCCGCTGCCGCGAACTGAGCGAGCGCATCGCGGGCTTCATGCGCGACGAGATCGCGCCCGTCGAGGCGCACTATCTCGAGCAACTGGCGGGCGGCGCGGACTGGCGCCGCTGGCGGCAGCCCGCCGTGATGGAGACGCTGAAGGCGAAGGCCCGCGCGGCCGGCTTGTGGAATCTGTTCCTGCCGGACGTCGAGCACGGCGGCGCGGGGCTGTCGAACGTCGAGTACGCGCCGCTCGCCGAGCTGATGGGGCATTCGTTCATCGCGCCCGAAGTGTTCAACTGCAACGCGCCCGATACCGGCAACATGGAAGTGCTCGCGCGCTACGGCTCGCCCGAGCAGCGCCGCCGCTGGCTCGCGCCGCTCCTTGCCGGCGAGATCCGGTCGGCGTTCTGCATGACGGAGCCCGAGGTCGCGTCGTCGGACGCGACGAACATGCGGGCGACGGCGACGATCGACGGCGACGAAATCGTGCTGAACGGCCGGAAGTGGTGGTCGACCGGCATCGGCCATCCGCTCGCGCGCGTCGTGATCTTCATGGGGCTCACCGATCCGGACGCGGAGCCGCATCGCCGGCACACGATGGTGCTGTGTCCGCTCGACGCGCCGGGCGTGACGATCGAGCGGATGCTGCCCGTGTTCAACGCGTACGACGAGCCGTCGGGCCACGGCGAAGTCAGCTTCGCGAACGTGCGGCTGCCGGCGTCGAACGTGATCCTCGGGCCGGGCCGCGGCTTCGAGATCGCGCAGGGCCGGCTCGGGCCGGGCCGCATCCACCATTGCATGCGTGCGCTCGGCGCGGCGGAGAAGGCGCTCACGCTGCTCTGCGCGCGCGCGACGACGCGCACCGCGTTCGGCAAGCCGCTCGCCAAGCTCGGCGGCAACGGCGACGTCGTCGCGAACCTGCGGATGGCGATCGAGCAGGCGCGCCTGTTGACGCTGAAGGCCGCATGGACGATCGACACGCAGGGCGTGAAGGCGGCGCTGTCGCTGATCTCGCAGATCAAGGTCGTCGTGCCGACGGTCGCGCAGCAGGCGGCCGACGCGGCGATCCAGATCCACGGCGGCGCGGGCCTGTCGAACGACTTCCCGCTCGCGGCGCTCTACGCGTACGCGCGCATCCTGCGGATCGCGGACGGGCCGGACGAGGTGCATCGCGCGGTCGTCGCGAAGCTCGAGGCGAAGCGGCAGCTCGCCGCCGCGGAGCGCGCATGA
- a CDS encoding phosphotransferase family protein, with the protein MSVRLDDARDVRDEDRLDAAKLDAYLKSRIEGLAGEPRIRQFHGGASNLTYLIGYGEREMVLRRPPAGAKAGAAHDMLREASVMAALKPDYRYVPAILARCDDLAVLGSEFYAMERIAGVILRRELPAGLALDRDGVRRLCESFVDRLIELHAIDASRAEVAALGKGEGYVARQLSGWGERWRKALTDGTNPCDDVLAWLERNRPARESRICAIHNDYRFDNVVLDPADPLSIVGVLDWEMATLGDPLMDLGGSLAYWVQADDDPAFVAMRRQPTHADGMMTRREIVDYYGARTGLDVGGFGFYEVFGLFRLMVIAQQIYRRFVLGHTTNEQFAGFGAAVRYLGERCRRVIAAAGSAR; encoded by the coding sequence ATGAGCGTGCGCCTCGACGATGCGCGCGACGTGCGCGACGAAGACCGGCTCGACGCGGCGAAGCTCGACGCATATCTGAAGTCGCGGATCGAAGGTCTGGCCGGCGAGCCGCGAATCCGGCAGTTCCACGGCGGCGCATCGAATCTGACCTACCTGATCGGCTATGGCGAACGCGAGATGGTGCTGCGGCGGCCGCCCGCCGGCGCGAAGGCGGGCGCCGCGCACGACATGCTGCGCGAAGCGTCGGTGATGGCGGCGCTCAAGCCCGACTATCGCTACGTGCCGGCGATCCTCGCGCGCTGCGACGACCTCGCGGTGCTCGGCAGCGAGTTCTACGCGATGGAGCGCATCGCCGGCGTGATCCTGCGGCGCGAACTGCCGGCCGGGCTGGCGCTCGACCGGGACGGCGTGCGCAGGCTGTGCGAGAGCTTCGTCGATCGCCTGATCGAGCTGCACGCGATCGACGCGTCGCGCGCGGAAGTCGCGGCGCTCGGCAAGGGCGAAGGCTACGTCGCGCGGCAATTGAGCGGCTGGGGCGAGCGCTGGCGCAAGGCGCTCACCGACGGCACGAACCCGTGCGACGACGTGCTCGCGTGGCTCGAGCGCAACCGCCCGGCGCGCGAGAGCCGCATCTGCGCGATCCACAACGATTATCGCTTCGACAACGTCGTGCTCGATCCGGCCGATCCGCTGTCGATCGTCGGCGTGCTCGACTGGGAGATGGCGACGCTCGGCGATCCGCTGATGGATCTCGGCGGCTCGCTCGCGTACTGGGTGCAGGCCGACGACGATCCCGCGTTCGTCGCGATGCGCCGCCAGCCGACCCACGCGGACGGGATGATGACGCGCCGCGAGATCGTCGACTACTACGGCGCGCGCACGGGGCTCGACGTCGGCGGCTTCGGGTTCTACGAAGTGTTCGGACTGTTCCGGCTAATGGTGATCGCGCAGCAGATCTATCGGCGCTTCGTGCTCGGCCATACGACGAACGAGCAGTTCGCGGGCTTCGGCGCGGCGGTCCGCTATCTCGGCGAGCGCTGCCGGCGCGTGATCGCGGCGGCCGGGAGCGCGCGATGA